From a single Alkalihalophilus pseudofirmus genomic region:
- the dctP gene encoding TRAP transporter substrate-binding protein DctP — protein sequence MFFKKRKVLTGAMAAALAVGLAACGSDDAATEGDNGASGGETYDWRFVVEETEGQVQYEYAQEFAERLNEKTDGQVNIDVYDFGSLGSEVDQVEGVQQGMFEMGIISPGFTGGLVAEGQVFSLQFLFPDDQEVTQEILNTSEALNTHLVELYEAQNLKPLAFMSEGAMQWTGNRELRTPEDFNGFKMRTQSSPLMLETYGAYGADPSPLSWSELYVSLDRGVVDGQENPIFFIEDASFHEVQDHMTISNHNTYVAMVTINPGIYNDLPEDIRTALDETVEEMRDRGFEIQDQLNEELLDSIVNDTDNPTEVIELTEEERAEFRELQLPIRDFFRDEIIGDEGREMFDLLLEEIAEHE from the coding sequence ATGTTTTTTAAAAAGAGAAAAGTACTAACAGGCGCTATGGCAGCAGCACTTGCAGTAGGTCTTGCAGCATGTGGAAGTGACGATGCTGCAACAGAAGGCGACAACGGAGCAAGCGGCGGTGAAACGTATGACTGGCGCTTTGTCGTAGAGGAAACAGAAGGACAGGTACAATATGAGTACGCACAAGAATTTGCTGAGCGTTTAAATGAAAAGACAGATGGCCAAGTAAATATTGATGTATATGACTTCGGTTCATTAGGTAGTGAAGTTGACCAAGTTGAAGGCGTCCAGCAAGGAATGTTTGAAATGGGAATCATTTCTCCAGGTTTTACTGGCGGCTTAGTAGCTGAAGGACAGGTCTTCTCATTGCAATTCTTATTCCCGGATGACCAAGAAGTTACACAAGAAATTTTAAATACTAGTGAAGCGTTAAACACACATTTAGTCGAATTATATGAAGCGCAAAACCTTAAGCCGCTTGCATTTATGTCAGAAGGGGCAATGCAGTGGACAGGGAACCGTGAATTACGTACACCAGAAGACTTTAACGGCTTCAAAATGCGTACACAAAGTTCACCTTTAATGCTTGAAACATACGGAGCATACGGCGCAGACCCATCTCCGCTTAGCTGGTCAGAGCTTTATGTGTCGCTTGATCGCGGAGTAGTGGACGGACAGGAAAATCCAATTTTCTTTATCGAGGATGCATCCTTCCATGAGGTTCAAGATCATATGACAATCTCAAACCATAACACGTATGTAGCAATGGTGACGATTAACCCTGGTATCTACAATGATCTGCCTGAAGATATCCGCACAGCATTAGATGAGACGGTAGAAGAAATGCGTGACCGTGGTTTTGAAATTCAAGACCAGTTAAACGAAGAGCTGCTTGATTCGATTGTAAATGATACGGATAACCCAACAGAAGTGATTGAGCTGACTGAAGAAGAGCGTGCAGAGTTCCGTGAGCTGCAGCTGCCAATTCGTGACTTCTTCCGCGATGAAATCATTGGTGATGAAGGCCGCGAAATGTTCGACCTTCTATTAG